DNA from Deltaproteobacteria bacterium:
CAATAATAGCTGAATATACTTCAAGCACACTGCCCAATATAAGCAACACAAAATTTAACACCAATAAAAATATAACTTGGGTATTTAAATGTTGTTGGGCCCAGCTAAGCACAAAAGCAGGGATCTCGGCATCAACTAAATAACTAGTTAGCCCCATGGCTACACCCAGTACTATTAAAACAGCGCCAACTAAAGTAACAGCATTAATAATGACTCCGGGCAAATCGCGAATCGGATGAATGTCTTTAAGAATAAAACATTGCGATACAATAGCGGACAACAACGCAATAGCAGCAGCTTCAACTATGGTAGCAAAGCCAGTAAATACTGTAAATACTACAATAAGTGGAATGATAAGCTCCCATTTAGCATGCCATGTGGCTTGGCAAAGTTCCTTTAAATTAAATGCTTGACGTTTGGCTTTATAACGAACACCTGCTGCAATACCATATGTTGCTACCATCGCTACTAATAACATCCCAGGCACAACACCTGCGATAAAGAGATCTTCAACATTTGCTTGTGCCACAATCGCATAAAGAATTACTGGTAGACTAGGAGGAAATAATAAGCCTAAAGAGCCAGCCGAAGTTACTAAACCATGGCTAAACCCTTTGGGATAACCTTCGGCAATCAGCATGGGTAATACCAAACCACCCAATGCTAAAATGGTAACCCCAGAGCCGCCAGTGAATGCAGTAAAAACTGCGCATACTAAACACACAATTAATGCAGAACCACCCGGCATAAAGCCAACTAAAGCGCGCACTAAGCGCAACAAGCGATTAGATGCTCCACCAGCAGTGATTACGTAACCAGTTACTGTCAATAGAGGTAAGGCAGGTAGTGTTGCTGAAGCAACAAGACGAAAAGTTTCGGCGGGAACTGCAGCTATTGGTATGTCAGCAGAAAAAAACAGCAACATACCTAAACCTGCCATTGCTACAAATACCGGTGCGCCAACAATTAGTCCCAAAATAATAGCAACGATCCCAATTGATATTAAGACGCTTGTTGGCAATACTAAATAAATCAAGGCACCACAAAGAAATATGGTGATGACGGATAAAATTCGACCCCGCCACATTAGCGCAGAATTATAAATAAAACGCCATGCCATTAGTCCTGAGGCTACAGGCATAATAACTTCACTGAACCAAGTAGGTATACCACCAGGTAACAAGCTTTGTTGTGCCAAGTCAGCTTGCACTAAGACCGTGCTCGCATAAGCTAATGCAATACAAACACCAGCAGATAAAACGCTTCCATACCAACGCACAATAGGTCGATACTGTGTCGAAAAACGCTCTACTTTACTTAAAGCTAAATGTTTACCGATACCAGCAGTAGCTAGCAATGCACCTAAAAATCCTAACCAAAGAGTTAAATGTTGAGCATAAAGAACAGCACCGGGAATACTGGTTTGACAAAGGCGCCGTGCAAAACTCTCTAACGACGGTAACATCATCATGGCAAGCAAAACGATAACTATCGCTGCTTGCTCTAAACGTTTTGCCCATAATGAAAATAGGAGTGTAGCTGTGGGTTTTTCGGTGTTGAGCTTAGTGCTTATTGGCGCGAAACTCATCTCTGATACGTTTAGCCTCGTCAAAATCAGCAACTGATACTGCCCCACCACGAATGGCAGGCCAAGTCTTTTGTGCTAATTCTTGCCAGGCTTGCATACCTGCGGTATCGAATTCAATTATTTTTAGACCATTTTTTTTCATTCCAGCAATTGCATCAGCCTGCATACGCGCGACCTCTTCATTTACTTGTACACCAACAGCTCGCGATATACGCAAAAGTTCCGGCTGCAAATCTTTTGGGATCTTGTTCCAAGCTCGCGTAGTTATTAGAGTTGTACCAGGTAAATGCGCCC
Protein-coding regions in this window:
- a CDS encoding TRAP transporter large permease subunit; this translates as MSFAPISTKLNTEKPTATLLFSLWAKRLEQAAIVIVLLAMMMLPSLESFARRLCQTSIPGAVLYAQHLTLWLGFLGALLATAGIGKHLALSKVERFSTQYRPIVRWYGSVLSAGVCIALAYASTVLVQADLAQQSLLPGGIPTWFSEVIMPVASGLMAWRFIYNSALMWRGRILSVITIFLCGALIYLVLPTSVLISIGIVAIILGLIVGAPVFVAMAGLGMLLFFSADIPIAAVPAETFRLVASATLPALPLLTVTGYVITAGGASNRLLRLVRALVGFMPGGSALIVCLVCAVFTAFTGGSGVTILALGGLVLPMLIAEGYPKGFSHGLVTSAGSLGLLFPPSLPVILYAIVAQANVEDLFIAGVVPGMLLVAMVATYGIAAGVRYKAKRQAFNLKELCQATWHAKWELIIPLIVVFTVFTGFATIVEAAAIALLSAIVSQCFILKDIHPIRDLPGVIINAVTLVGAVLIVLGVAMGLTSYLVDAEIPAFVLSWAQQHLNTQVIFLLVLNFVLLILGSVLEVYSAIIVLAPLLAPLAAAYDINPLHLGIIFLANLELGFLFPPIGLNLILASSRFSQPLTHLYRVTLPFLLVRIVGVLLITYVPFISIGFLDWIRGF